From a region of the Molothrus ater isolate BHLD 08-10-18 breed brown headed cowbird chromosome 27, BPBGC_Mater_1.1, whole genome shotgun sequence genome:
- the GOSR2 gene encoding Golgi SNAP receptor complex member 2 isoform X1 — MEGLYQQTNKQVHEVQSYMGHLETSDKESVHLVENEIQARIDNIFSNLERLEILSSKEPPNKRQSAKLRVDQLKYDVQHLQTALRNFQHRRYLREQQERQREELLARTFTTNDSDTTIPIDETLQFNESLQSAHRGMDELIGSGTNILAGLRDQRVTLKGTHKKILDVANMLGLSNTVMRLIEKRAFQDKFLMLGGMAVTCLIMFLVVQYLT, encoded by the exons ATGGAGGGGCTGTACCAGCAAACCAACAA GCAGGTCCATGAGGTCCAGTCTTACATGGGGCACCTGGAGACTTCAGACAAGGAGTCAGTGCACT TGGTAGAAAATGAGATTCAGGCAAGAATAGACAACATATTCAGCAACTTGGAACGTCTGGAAATCCTGTCCAGCAAAGAACCTCCCAACAAGAGGCAGAGTGCCAAACT GCGAGTGGACCAGCTGAAATACGACGTGCAGCACCTGCAGACAGCCCTGAGGAACTTCCAGCACCGCCGGTACCTgcgggagcagcaggagaggcagcgggaggagctgctggcccgCACCTTCACCACCAAC GACTCTGACACCACCATCCCGATCGACGAAACCTTGCAGTTTAATGAATCCCTGCAGAGTGCCCACCGAGGCATGGATGAGCTTATTGGCAGTGGGACCAACATCCTGGCGGGGCTGAGGGACCAGAGAGTCACATTAAAG GGCACCCACAAGAAGATCCTGGACGTTGCCAACATGCTGGGGCTGTCCAACACGGTGATGCGGCTGATCGAGAAGCGCGCCTTCCAGGACAAGTTCCTCATGCTGGGGGGCATGGCTGTCACCTGCCTCATCATGTTCCTTGTTGTGCAGTACCTGACATGA
- the GOSR2 gene encoding Golgi SNAP receptor complex member 2 isoform X2, whose amino-acid sequence MEGLYQQTNKQVHEVQSYMGHLETSDKESVHLVENEIQARIDNIFSNLERLEILSSKEPPNKRQSAKLRVDQLKYDVQHLQTALRNFQHRRYLREQQERQREELLARTFTTNGTHKKILDVANMLGLSNTVMRLIEKRAFQDKFLMLGGMAVTCLIMFLVVQYLT is encoded by the exons ATGGAGGGGCTGTACCAGCAAACCAACAA GCAGGTCCATGAGGTCCAGTCTTACATGGGGCACCTGGAGACTTCAGACAAGGAGTCAGTGCACT TGGTAGAAAATGAGATTCAGGCAAGAATAGACAACATATTCAGCAACTTGGAACGTCTGGAAATCCTGTCCAGCAAAGAACCTCCCAACAAGAGGCAGAGTGCCAAACT GCGAGTGGACCAGCTGAAATACGACGTGCAGCACCTGCAGACAGCCCTGAGGAACTTCCAGCACCGCCGGTACCTgcgggagcagcaggagaggcagcgggaggagctgctggcccgCACCTTCACCACCAAC GGCACCCACAAGAAGATCCTGGACGTTGCCAACATGCTGGGGCTGTCCAACACGGTGATGCGGCTGATCGAGAAGCGCGCCTTCCAGGACAAGTTCCTCATGCTGGGGGGCATGGCTGTCACCTGCCTCATCATGTTCCTTGTTGTGCAGTACCTGACATGA